The Bordetella sp. FB-8 genome includes a window with the following:
- a CDS encoding YafY family protein encodes MSRTRRLLDLIQILRGHRFPIAGERLAEQLGISLRTLYRDIRSLQEQGAHIDGAPGLGYLLRPGFMLPPLMFSEEEIEALVLVAWCELRQGFRHFRTDHISAMETLPQRYPRRRQALLKAWREQEGLLRRNPTADKN; translated from the coding sequence ATGTCCCGCACACGGCGCCTGCTCGACCTGATCCAGATCCTGCGCGGCCACCGGTTTCCCATTGCCGGCGAGCGACTGGCCGAGCAGCTTGGCATCAGCCTTCGCACGCTGTACCGGGATATCCGCAGCCTGCAGGAACAAGGCGCCCACATCGACGGCGCGCCCGGGCTGGGCTATCTCCTGCGTCCCGGCTTCATGTTGCCGCCCCTGATGTTCTCGGAAGAGGAGATCGAGGCCCTGGTACTCGTGGCCTGGTGCGAGCTGCGCCAGGGGTTCCGCCATTTCCGCACGGACCACATCAGCGCGATGGAAACCTTGCCGCAGCGCTACCCTCGGCGCCGGCAGGCTTTGCTCAAGGCATGGCGCGAGCAGGAAGGCCTCTTGCGGCGTAATCCCACTGCTGACAAAAATTGA
- a CDS encoding VOC family protein, whose protein sequence is MRDPNYCLLYVNDPAASTAFYAGLLGKRPVEASPTFALFVLGSGIMLGLWSRHAVEPAASASGGGAELAFPVDSDAEVDTVYADWRARRLAIAQAPTRMDFGYTFVATDPDGHRLRVFSPAPQ, encoded by the coding sequence ATGCGCGACCCGAACTACTGCCTTCTGTATGTGAACGACCCGGCCGCCAGCACGGCCTTCTATGCGGGCCTGCTGGGCAAGCGCCCGGTCGAAGCCTCGCCGACCTTCGCGCTGTTTGTCCTCGGATCGGGCATCATGCTGGGGCTGTGGTCCCGCCATGCGGTCGAGCCCGCGGCAAGCGCCTCGGGCGGCGGCGCAGAACTGGCTTTTCCGGTCGACAGCGATGCCGAGGTCGACACCGTCTATGCGGACTGGCGCGCCCGGCGCCTGGCCATCGCCCAAGCGCCGACCCGCATGGATTTCGGCTACACCTTCGTCGCCACGGACCCCGATGGGCATCGCCTGCGCGTTTTCTCGCCTGCGCCGCAATAA
- the def gene encoding peptide deformylase, with protein MALLTILRYPDARLHKKAKPVAVVDERIRKLVRDMADTMYEAPGVGLAATQVDVHERVIVIDVSDEGRDLLVLINPEITWKSETVKAVEEGCLSVPGIYDEVERAERIRFTALDEEGRPYEMQAEGLLAVCVQHEMDHLEGKVFVEYLSALKRNRIKTKMKKAERELVKA; from the coding sequence ATGGCCTTGCTTACCATCCTGCGCTATCCCGATGCCCGCTTGCACAAGAAAGCCAAGCCGGTCGCGGTGGTGGACGAGCGCATCCGCAAGCTGGTGCGCGATATGGCCGACACCATGTACGAAGCGCCCGGCGTGGGCCTGGCGGCGACGCAGGTCGACGTGCATGAGCGCGTCATCGTCATCGACGTGTCGGACGAGGGCCGCGACCTGCTGGTGCTGATCAACCCCGAGATCACCTGGAAGAGCGAGACCGTCAAGGCGGTCGAGGAAGGCTGCCTGTCGGTGCCCGGCATTTACGACGAGGTCGAGCGCGCCGAGCGCATCCGCTTCACGGCGCTGGACGAGGAAGGCCGCCCCTACGAAATGCAAGCCGAAGGCCTTCTGGCCGTCTGCGTGCAGCACGAGATGGACCACCTGGAAGGCAAGGTCTTCGTCGAATACCTGTCTGCGCTCAAGCGCAACCGCATCAAGACCAAGATGAAAAAGGCCGAGCGTGAGCTGGTCAAGGCTTGA
- the dprA gene encoding DNA-processing protein DprA, producing the protein MPLTHTHDELSAWLRLSLEPDLGPSLAYALLSALGEPAQIYARRSTELMRHVPQSLALQLAAGPPAEIGAQIEATLRWVDEPGRHILTLADSAYPKQLLTIADPPLLLYVAGDPAQLSKPGLAVVGTRNATPGGAENARAFSRHLAAQGWSVVSGLALGIDGAAHEGALAAGPQGAGTTAVMGTGIDRIYPAAHRDLAYRIAAQGALVSEFALGTPVRPFHFPRRNRLVAGLSRGVLVVEAARQSGSLITARLAAESGREVFAIPGSIHSPLSRGCHALIRQGAKLVETAQDITDELGLPAPGARPVPAKAAPAATPAAPEHPLLHALGHDPLHLDALQTRTGLDTATLQAQLLELELAGHIVRLDDGRFQQRASGKA; encoded by the coding sequence ATGCCGCTCACGCACACCCACGACGAACTTTCCGCCTGGCTGCGCCTGTCGCTCGAACCCGATCTGGGTCCGTCGCTGGCCTACGCCCTGCTGTCCGCCCTGGGCGAACCCGCGCAGATCTACGCCCGCCGGTCCACCGAGCTGATGCGGCACGTCCCGCAGAGCCTGGCCCTGCAGCTCGCAGCCGGACCGCCGGCCGAGATCGGCGCCCAGATCGAGGCCACGCTGCGCTGGGTGGACGAACCGGGCCGGCACATCCTCACGCTGGCCGATTCCGCTTACCCCAAGCAGCTGCTCACCATCGCCGACCCGCCGCTGCTGCTCTATGTGGCGGGGGACCCCGCGCAACTGTCCAAACCCGGCCTGGCCGTGGTGGGTACGCGCAACGCCACGCCCGGGGGTGCGGAAAACGCCCGCGCCTTCTCGCGCCACCTGGCCGCGCAAGGCTGGAGCGTGGTCAGCGGGCTGGCGCTGGGCATAGACGGCGCCGCGCACGAGGGCGCCCTGGCCGCCGGCCCTCAGGGCGCGGGAACCACAGCGGTGATGGGCACCGGCATCGACCGCATCTATCCGGCCGCGCATCGCGATCTGGCGTACCGCATCGCGGCGCAAGGCGCGCTGGTCAGCGAGTTTGCATTGGGCACCCCGGTGCGGCCGTTCCACTTTCCGCGCCGCAATCGTCTGGTGGCCGGCTTGTCGCGCGGCGTGCTGGTGGTGGAAGCCGCCCGGCAGAGTGGTTCGCTCATCACGGCCCGCCTGGCTGCTGAAAGCGGCCGCGAAGTTTTCGCCATCCCCGGTTCGATCCACTCTCCCTTGTCGCGCGGTTGCCATGCCCTGATCCGGCAGGGCGCCAAGCTGGTCGAGACGGCGCAGGACATCACGGACGAACTGGGCCTGCCCGCCCCCGGCGCCAGGCCTGTGCCGGCAAAGGCGGCGCCGGCCGCCACCCCCGCCGCGCCAGAGCACCCCCTGCTCCACGCCCTGGGTCACGACCCCCTACACCTGGATGCCCTGCAAACCCGCACGGGACTGGACACCGCCACGCTGCAGGCGCAACTGCTGGAACTGGAGCTGGCCGGGCATATCGTTCGGCTGGACGACGGGCGGTTTCAACAGCGGGCGTCGGGAAAGGCCTGA